CGTGGTCGGGGGTGAGGGCAGTGACGGTGGGCAGGGCGGCCTTGCCGATCGCCATGCCGTACGGGCGGGAGCCAGTGGCGACAGTGGAGACGACCGTGCGCGTAGCGGTGTCGATCACTGACATGTTGTCGGAGAAGGAGTTGCTGGCGTACACGCGGGTGCCGTCCGGGTCGGCCAGGACGGCGTTCGTTCCGGCTCCGACGCCGATCGTGGCGGTCACGGTGTTGGTCGCGGTGTCCAGGACGGAGACCGAGTTGCCCAGCCGGTTCCCGACGTAGACGTGGGCGCCGTCGGGAGTGACGGCGATCCCGACCGGGTCGCTGGTGGGGATGGTGGCGGTGACGGTGTTGCTGGCGGTATCGACCACGGCCACCGAGTTGCTGTTGAAGTCACCGACGTAGAGCCGGCCGCCGTCCGGGGAGAGGGCGAGCGCGCTCGGATAGGTGCCGGTGGGGATGGTGCCGGCGACTACCAGCGCAAGCGTGTCGATCACCTCGATCCCGGCGGGGCTGCCGGTATGGGCTACGTAGACCCACCTGCCGTCCGGCGAGATGGTCAGCATGCGGGGAGAGGCGCCGACAGGGACGGTGGCGGCGACCGCATTGGCACCGGTGTCGATCACCGACACGGTGTTGCTGCCGTTGTTGGTGACCCACGCCTGGGAGCCGTCTGGCGTGAGGGCGAGGCCGATCGGTGCGGTGCCGACCGTGATGGTGGCTGTCGTCGCCCCGCTCGCTGAATCGAGGGCGGTGACGGAGTTGCCGTTCTGGTTCGCCACATAGATGAGCTGTCCCGGGCCGGCCGCGTGCGCGGGGGCGGACGGCAGGACTGCGGCGACGGTGCTGAGCAGTGCGGTATTCGATGGGTTTGGCCCAGGACCTTGTTCTTCGTCGCCCACCTGCGGATCTTCCAGTTCAGGTGGGCGGAAAGGTTGTCCAGGATCATGTAGATCGGGGCGCCGTCCGGACGGGCGGCTCGGATCGACCGCAGGGCGGCCCAGGTGCGGTCGATGCCCTTGCGGCGCCGGTTGACACCCCACGGCTTGTCGTCGCCGACCGAGTAGCAGTCGTGGAAGTAGGTGATTCCATGGGTGCGGCGGTAGGTGGCCGGTAACCGGTCCGGGCGGCTCTGTTCGGCCCAGCAGGAGCCGGCGGTGGGGCGGATGCCCAGAGGCCCGAACTCGCCGAAGGCGAACGTGCGGGCCGGACGCTCGTTGACCGCGTACTCGATCCGCTCCAGCTCGGTGTCGAAGGCCGGGTCCGGGGATTCGTTCCAGGTCTTCGTCCGCTGGAAGGTGATCCCCGGCGGGCCAGTAAGCACCGCAGTGCCGCACGGCCGATCTGAACGGTCGGTCGATGTTGCGGCGTAGATGGTCGACCAGTTTGCGGACCGACCAGCGGGTGAAGGGCTTGCCCAGCACGGTGGGTCGGGTGGTGGCCGTCTGGATGACGAAGTCCTCGTCGTCACGGTTCAGCAGGCGGGGACGGCCTCCCGCCCACTGAGGGTTCAGGTATCGAGCCCGATCTCGTTGAAGCGGTGGATCACGTCACGGACGGTGTCCTCGTCCGCCTGGACCAGATGCGCGATCACCGGAACATTGCTGCCGCCGGCCGAGGCCAGCATCATCATCGCCCGCCGAAACCGCACCGAGTGGGTACTGCCCCGCCGCACGACCTGCTGGAGCTTCTGGCCCTCCTGCTCCGTCAGCCTGCGGACCCTCACCGGTGATGCCATCCCGCCTCCCCTGCTGGTTGGAAGTGCTCACCTCCAACCAGCACAACGAGCAACCCGGTGAACCTATGCGGTCACAGCACTAGGTTCTGTCGTCAAATGTCACGCCCACATCAGGACTGATGCGAGAGTGACGGCTGCTTCGTAGGACTGAGCGGTCTTGTCGTAGCGGGTGGCGATGCCACGCCACTGCTTCAGTCGGTTGAAGCACCGTTCCACGACGTTGCGGTGCTTGTAGGTCTCACGGTCGAAGGCCGGCGGGCGGCCACCGCGGCTGCCTCGCCGGGCACGGTTGCGGGCCTGGTCGGCCCGCTCGGGAATCGTGTGCGGTATGCCCCGGCGGCGGAGCCAGGCGCGGATCGCCTTCGAGCTGTAGCCCTTGTCGCCCAGGACGTGATCGGGCCGGATCCGGGGGCGTCCCGGTCCGATCCGGGGCACCCGGATCGCTTCCATCACGGTGGTGAACCGGGTGCAGTCGTTGGTGTTGCCGCCCGTGACGACGAAGGCGAGCGGACGGCCTCTGCCGTCACAGGCCAGGTGAATCTTGCTGGTCAGACCGCCTCTGGACCGTCCGAGGGCCGGGTCGCGGAGCCCCCTTTTCGAGCCCCGGCCGCGTGCTGGTGAGCCCGGACGATCGTGGAATCGACGGAAACCAGCCACTCGATGGCGCCCGCCGCGTCAGCCTTCGCCTGCGCGGCCCGCAGCATGCGGTCGAACGTGCCGTCCGCCGCCCACCTGCGAAAACGCGTGTGCAGCGTGGCCCACGGACCATAGCGCTCGGGTACATCCCGCCAGGCCGTCCCGGTCCGGAACTTCCACACGATCCCGTTCAGGACCCGGCGGTCGTCCAGCCGCTTCCGTCCCCGCAGTGACTCGGGCAGCAACGGCCGGACGAAGTCCCACTCGGCCTCGGACAGTTCATGACGACGTATCACGACACCATGATCCATCAGTGATGATCATTTGAAGACACTGCCTAGGGCCTGTCGTCAAACTCCCGTCTGCCCCGCGACGCCTGGCACGCACTCTCGCCGCACCGGGCGAAAGCCCGAGTACGTCCAGTACGAGGGCTTCCTCCCGGCACACCGAGAGCACGCACCAGACGCCGCAGGGCCGCCCTCCGGGCGACGACGGGAGTTTGACGACAGGCCCTAGGTGCGGGCGCGCAAGGTTCGGCGTCACATGACCTGTTGCAGCGAAGGTTGAGTTTTGCTCATCGAGATTGAGTGGTGCCGCCATCAGGAGGACACGGTCAAGGTCAGCGAGGCGGCGGCGGTGGCGAAGTAGAGACCGGGAAACGCGAGGTTGTAGAGCACCCGGGCGCGCAGATGGAAGGCGAGCGCACCCAGATAGAGCACGCCGAGACCGAAGGCGGCGGCTGCGCCGACGGTGCGTAGTGCGGCGTCGCAGAGACCGAGGAGGAGGCCCGCCGCACCAGCCAGCTTGAGGACGGCCAGCCAAGGCAGCCAAGATCGAGGAACGCCCACCTCCGCTGAGTTGGCCAGCACGAAGCGCGCCCTGGCGAGGTCGGCGGCGGCGATACCTACGTTGATGGCGGCGGTGAACAGGGTGACGACAAGGAGCGCAAGCTGGTTACCGGTCATGCCTTCAGGGTCTGCGGGCACTTCGGCACCGTCCAATACCTGCTTCTATAACCTGGTGGCATGGACGGGAACACGTGCTTGCTTCGGTACTTCGTCGCAGTGGCGGAGGAGGGCAGCCTGACCGGGGCAGCGGAGCGGCTGTTCGTCTCGCAGCCTGCGCTGACGAAGCAGATCCGGCGGCTGGAGGACGATCTCGGGGTACGGCTCTTCGTGCGTTCGCGGTCCGGGATGGCGCCGACCGAGGCTGGTCGTGAGTTCGCCTCGCGGGTGCCCGCGCTGCTGGACAGCTGGGACGAGGCGGTGCGGGCAACCGGTGGGGCGGCGCAGGTGCTGCGCTTGGGCTTCCTGGACGCGGGCGCAGTAGGTGCCATTCCCGAGGTCATCGCCGAGTTCCGCCAGGCGCAGCCGAAGTGGCGGGTGGAACTGCGACAGTTCGACTGGTCGGACCCGAGCGTCGGCCTGGCCCGGGGGGAAGTAGACGCGGCAGTGGTGCGTTTGCCGTTTCCGGGGCAGGAGAGGTTGGTAGTGGGGGAGTTGTTCGTTGAGGAGCGTGGGGTGCTGCTACCAGCCCGGCATCCGCTGGCGAACAACAAAACGGTGGAGTTCTGGGAGCTGTGGGACGAGTCGTTCGTCGCGGCCGGAGCCGAGACCGGAGCCTGGCGGGACCACTGGCTGGCGGCGGAGGAGCGGGACGGACACCCCGTGCGGGTTGGCGCGGTCACCAGCCGTCCCGACGAGTGGCTCGGAGCGGTTGCTGGCGGCTGCGTGGCGCTGGCCCCGGCGTCGGTGGCTCGTTTCCACTCCCACCCGGACGTAGTCTTCCGTCCAGTCCGCGGGGTCTCACCGAGCCGGGTGGGGCTGGCCCGGCCTCGGGAGCGGATGCACGAGGCGGCACTGGATGAGCTGCTGGAGGCCATCGTGCGGCGACTGATACGGAGTTGACGACGGGGCCTCTCAACGGCCTCTCAGTTCTCCCCGGAGGCGGCCAGCAAATCCCGCTCAGGTCACCGTTCTCGGAGGGACTTTCGAATGACTGAGAATGTGCGGGGTTACCGCGAGACGTCGGGCCGTGCGGCCAGAGCCGACCTGACGGGTTCCCAGGTCAAGGCGGCCGACGGTTCGATCGGCAAGGTCGACAAGCATTCCGCCGAGGTCGGCTCTTCGTACATCGTGGTCGGCACCGGCCCGTGCATCTTCGGCAGGGAGGTTCTTCTGCCGGCGGGACGATCGACCGGGTGGGCGTCCGGGAGGAGAAGGTGTACCTCGGCTGGACCAAGGACCAGATCAAGGCCGCTCCGGTGTCCGAGATGGACAGGCACCTCGGCAACGAGGACGACCACCGTCAGGTCGGCGGCTACTACGCCGACCCCTCGAACCGCCTGTGAGGCTGCCGCAGACGCACCATGAGCGCGTCGCGGGCGAAGTCCCGAGTGAAGCCCCGGACCCGATCCTCAAGGCCGGGGCCACTTCACTCGGGTTCACGGGGGTCGGCGCAGGGAGGGCGGGAGGCTGGCTTCGGCCCGGAGTGGTTCGGACGCTTCCACGAATCTGCTGGGTGTGTCAGGCACTTGGGTGGCCTGTGGGCGGTTGAGCCAGCGGCGGGGCGGCGGGGCGGCGGGGCGGCGGGGCGGCGGGGCGGCGGGGCGGCGGGGCGGCGGTGCGGCGGTGCGTGGCTGCGGTGGCTCTGCTGTGTCGCTGTGGGCGCAGGGGAGCAGCTGGTGGTGCCGGCGGGGCGAAGCGCTGCTGGAGGGCGGGGCAGCGTGCCCACCAGGGGCATTCGGAAGTCCTGCCGGCGGGCGTTGGTCAGGGTGTCGAGCAGGACGCGGATGACGCCGTCCTTACGGGCATCGGCCAGCGCCTGGCGCAGGCAGTCGACGGTATCCATGTCAACTCTCCGGTTGCCCCCGGCAACGCAGTCCCGTCGAAGCGCGCGGCCTGCCGGTACACCTCGGCTGCGAGGGTGCTGTAGAGGTGGCCGCCGATGGTGGTGGTGGTGCGACCACTGCGGTGCGGTCGTTGCTCATCACGATGCACCTCACCCGAGGCAGGGGTCGATCGCCTCAGGCCCGGTGGTCCGTACGGGGGCATGCGGGGCGGGGCTGGGGGGCCGGGCGGTGAGCATCGGGGGGAGGCCTTCGCACAGTCGGAGCACGCGCGCGAGCACGCTGAGCGAGGCGCCGGTGGCGGGGCCGGACGGCACGTGTCGATACCCCGTCAGAGCCGGCGTGAGGTGGTAGTAGGACGAGTCCGGCTCGGCCCCGAGCAACGTGCAGTCACGATGAGGACAGTCACCCCGCGGGGCTCCGCAATCGGCCGCACTGTGACTGCTCCTTGTACGCGTGGGGGAGGGTCCCGCAGCGACGTCGGCCTCGGCGTCACGGATGGCCTGCCCCCTGCGCCGGCAGGGCTGGCCCCTTCTCGACGGTTGCGCGGGTGATGCAGCCGACCCGCTTCCTGTGGGGGATGGTCTCCTGGCTGATCTTCCGGGGGAGCACGCGCAGACGGCTGCTCCCTTGCCGGCCTGCGGGGGCTGCTGGGCAGGGCAGCGGCATGGTGTAGGCGGAGGTGATCCGCCCCGGTGCTCTGACCGGACGGCTTCGGGTCGTCCGTGTCGCCGGCGTCGCGACCGATGCGGCGGGGAGTAAGAGCGTCGCCATCGACATTGTTTCGATCAGAAAGGCGCCAGTACAGGGGGCGCACCTCCTAGTTGGTCGATGGACCTCGGTCATACGTGTGCCCACTGAGCTGTGGGTATTTCAGATGAGCAGGATCGAAACTCTTTCGTAAAACAAACCGAACATGGGGATTGACCTGGGTTACGCGCAGGTTTCAGAATCGCTCGCGGCTGCCGGGATCTGGCCTGGATCGGCCTTGCCGAACCCTCAAGGAGGAGAACGGTGCTCACCACCCCGTCGCGACGCGACGCACTTTCATGGCGGATTCGCGCCATCGCCCCACTGGCCCTGCTTGCCCTGGGCGCGGGCCTGCTGTCGCCGGCCCTCATGGCGGCGCCTTCCGCTCGGGCGGCGACCCTTCTGTCGACGTCGCAGGCCGAGACGATGACGAAGGACGGCGGCTGCACGAGCCTGCAGGCCACATACGCCGAGTACTACTGCAACAACGACTCCACCTCCGCCGAGCACACCTTCGGCCAGGCGGGCCGCTACCGGATCGAGGTGACGGGAGCGTCGAGCGCCGCCGACACGGCCGGCATCAGCGTCTTCGTCGGCGGCCAGAAGGTGGCGGCGTTGCGCTTCACGGGTACCGCGTGGTCCTCGAAGGAGGCCGTCTTCGACATCGCCGCGCCGGGCGCCTCGCGGGTCCGCTTCACCTTGGAGACGGACAACGGCAGCAACGACACCCGGATCGACCGGTACACACTCTCGTACGAAGGCTCCTCGCCCACCACGCCACCGGCGCCGTCGCCCTCCGCGACGGGTGCGTACGCCAGCGGGAAGTACCGCAACCTGTTCCGGGAGTGGAACCCCACCCTGACCGACGCCGCGGTCGACGCCAAGGTCGACGCGTACTGGGACGCCTTCTTCGGGAACACCGACGACGATCGAAGGCTCTACTATGCCTCCGGTTCCAACGGCAACGGGCCCCTGGCCTACATCAAGGACACCGGCAACGACGACGTCCGCTCCGAGGGCATCAGCTACGGCATGATGATCGCCGTCCAACTCGACAAGAAGTCCGAGTTCGACGCCCTGTGGAACTGGGCGAAGACGCACATGCAGCACAAGAGCGGTGCCCGCACCGGCTACTTCTGCTGGCAGGCCTCGTACGCCGGCTCCTGTCTGGACAACAACCCGGCGACCGACGGCGAGGAGTACTTCGCCACCGCGCTCTTCTTCGCCGGCCACCGCTGGGGCGACGGCACGGGCATCTACGACTACACGGGTGAGGCCGACACCATCCTCGACGTCATGCTCCACAAGGAGGACATGAACGGCGGCGTCGTCGACAGCGTCACCAACATGTTCGACCGCACCCACAAGATGCCAGTCTTCGTGCCCTACAGCACCGCCGCGCAGTTCTCCGATCCCTCCTACCACCTGCCCGCCTTCTATGAGCTGTGGGCCCGGTGGGCCGACGGCTATCAGGGCAGGCAGGCCGAGGACCGGCAGTTCTGGAGGGACGCAGCCCAGGCCAGCCGCGCCTACTTTGCGAAGTCGACCCACCCCGAAACGGGCCTGAACCCCGATTATGCCGAGTTCGGCGGCGCGCCGAACAACACCGGCAACCACGGCGACTTCCGCTTCGACGCCTGGCGGACCTCAGTCAACTGGGCCGTTGACCACGCGTGGTGGGCCGCTGACTCCGCCGCGACGTCGCGCACCGACCGCCTGCAGAGTTTCTTCGTCTCCCAGGGCCCCCACGCCTACGTGAACCAGTACTCCCTCTCCGGCCGCCCGCTGTCCTCCGACCGGTCCCCGGGGCTGATCGCGTCCAACGGCGCGGCCTCGCTCGCCGCGACCCATGCGCGGGCCTGGGGCTTCGTCGAGGAGCTGTGGAACCTCGAACCGCCCACGGGCAGGTACCGCTACTACGACGGCCTGCTCAGCTTCATGGGCCTGCTGCACGCCAGCGGCAACTTCCGGATCCACGGACCCCGCGAGACCACCCCGACGCCGACGCCCACCGATTCGCCCGCCGCCACCATCCCCGCCGATCCCTCCGGCCTCACCGCCACCGCCGGAGCGGGACAGATCGCGCTGGCCTGGACCGACAACTCCTCCAACGAGACCGTCTTCCGCATCGAGCGGCGCACGGTCGGCGGCACCTGGGCGGTGCTGGCCACGCCAGGGGCTGGCACGACCTCCTACACCGACACCGGTCTGGCGGCCGGAACCTCGTACACCTACCGGGTCCGGGCCGGCAACGCCGCCGGGGTCTCGGCCTGGACGAACGAGGCCACGGGGCGGACGCCCGCCGGCGTGAGCCGGGACCCGTACACCGTCATCGAGGCGGAGTCCTACGACAGTGCCGCCTACGTGACGACCCGGTCCGCCGCCAGCGGCACCGTCGTCGACCTCACCGGCAGAACGAGCGTTCTCGTGCTCGACGGGGTCCAGTTCGGCACAGCCGGGGCAGCGGGCGTCGGCTTCCGGGCCTCCACCACCACCCCCGGCGTCAACGTCCATGTCCGGATCGGCAGCGCGACGGCCTCCCCCGCCTGCACGGTGTATCCCGACAGCAACGGCGCCTGGCACCTGAAGTCCAACAGCTGCTACCCGCGCCCGGCCGGGACCACGAGGGTGTACATCACTTCCACCGGACCGGTGTCACTCGACAACCTCTCCTTTACCTCCTGAGCACCACCTCGCACCACACCCCCGGGGAAGCCGTCTTCCCCGGGGGCCTCTCGCCATCCAGGCACTCACTTCGCCCGGGTACCGCCGACTCTCCGAGAGACACGAGCATGACGACCAAGCACCCTCATCAGATCCTCCCGCCCGTCTCGGAGCCCTTCGGCCGGCTGGCCGACGGCACCGAGATCCGCCGCTGGTCCCTGGGGAACGGTGGCACGAGACTCTCCGTACTCAGCTACGGGGGCATCGTGCAGTCTCTGGAGACACCCGACCGGCACGGGCGGCACGCGAACGTGTCCCTCGGGTTCGGCAGTCTCGACGGCTACCTCGCCTCCGACGGCTTCCTCGGCGCGCTCGTCGGCCGCTACGGCAACCGCATCGCGGAGAGCCAGTTCAAGCTCGACGGGACCCGCCACTTCCTGTCCGCCGCCGGAGGCAAGCACACGCTTCACGGCGGAGCGGACGGTTTCGACCGACGAGTGTGGACGGTCCACGGCTTCGCCAGGGGCGGCGACGTCGGTCTCATCCTGACCCTGACCAGCCCCGACGGGGACATGGGCTTTCCCGGCGCCCTCCGGGTCCGGGTGGTGTACACCCTCACCGCGTCCGGCGCCTGGCGCGTCGACTACGAGGCCGTCACCGACAAGCCCACCGTCGTGAACCTCACCAGCCACGTGTACTGGAATCTCGCCGGTGAATCCTCCGGATCCGCTCTCGACCACGAGCTGTCACTCGCCGCGTCCAGGATGACCCCCGTCCGCACCGGACTGATACCGACCGGGCGGCTGGCGCCCGTGGCCGGCACGCCCTTCGACTTCCGCAGGCCCACACCGGTCGGGTCGAGGATCGACGCCGACTCGCCGCAACTGCGGCACGCCGGCGGTTACGACCACAACTGGGTGCTGGACAAGGGGGTCACGGCCACACCCCGGCCCGCGGCCACGCTGAGGGATCCCGGATCGGGGCGCGTCATGCGCGTCTCGACCACCGAGCCCGGGATCCAGTTCTACTCCGGCAACTCCCTCGACGGCTCGCCCGTGGGCAGCGGTGGGCGGGCATACCGGCGCCGCGACGGCCTGTGCCTGGAAACCCAGCACTTCCCCGACGCCCCCAACCAGCCCGCGTTCCCGAGCACGGTGCTGCGGCCGGGCGAGGCCTACCGGTCCTCCACCGTGCACGCCTTCGCCGTGACGTGAGGGGTCTGCCGTGGGGCATGGAGGCGCCCCGCCGGGAATCCCGGCGGGGCGCCTCCATGCCCGGAGAGCGGCGGCTCGCCGCCGCGCGGTCACCGGCGGCGGCGCTCGGCGAGCTCGTCGCGGACCGCCTCGAACGCCGGCTTGGCGGCGTACTCCTCGTCCATCAGGTTCGCGGCGCCCTGCCCGTCGAACGTGTCCGGAACCCACGAGTACTTGTCCGTGAAGCCCCAGACGGTGAAGGAAGTGCAGCGGCGCACGTTCAGGCAGGCGTCGAGCAGCCTGCGGTAGTCGTCGGCCTGGCGGGCGAGCTTGGCCGCGTCGGCCGGGAGCGTCATCCGGATGTCGACCTCGGTGAAGGCCGACTGCATGCCGAGCCCGGCGAAGCGCTCCAGGTTGGCCTGCACGTCGCTGGGGAAGCCGTACCCGATGTCCAGGTGACCCTGGATGCCGAAGCCGTGGACGGGCACACCCTCGCGACGGAGTCGGACCGCCAGGTCGTAGTACGCGGTGGACTTGGGGTTGATGCCCTCGACGTTGTAGTCGTTGAAGAAGAGCTTGGCCTGAGGGTCGGCGGCATGTGCCCAGCGGAACGCGTCGGCGATGTAGGAAGGACCGAGCTTCTCCAGCCACAGCGACTTGCGCAGCGTCCCGTCCTCGTCGAAGACCTCGTTGACGACGTCCCACTGGTAGATCTTGCCCCTGAAATGCTTCATCTGCGTGGTGATGTGGGCGCGCAGGACCTGCCGCAGCTCGGCGGCGTCGATCGAGCCGTCGGCGACGCCCTGGGTGAGCCAGGCGGGGAGCTGGTTGTGCCACAGCAGGGTGTGCCCCCGCACGGCCTGCCCGTTGTGCTGGGCGAAGTTCACCAGGGCATCGGCCGCGGCCCAGTCGTAGACGCCGCGCTCGGGCTCCACCGCCTCCCACTTCATGACGTTCTCGGCAGTTACGGAGTCGAACTGGCGGGCGGTGAGAGTGCGGTAGCGGTCGTCCGACGCGAGGGCCGCGGTGTCGACGGCCGTGCCGATCCGCAGATCCTGGCGCGCGGCGAGCTTGCGCAAGGTGGTGCCGTGACCGGCCGGGGGACCGCCGAACGCCGACGCGGACGGAGCAGCGCCGAGCACGATGAGGACGGCGGTGGCCGCCGAGGCGGCGCGCCGGAACGATCTTGACGCCATGGATGGCTCCTTCGTGAGAGGGATCGGCCGGGGGAGGACCGTCGGCGACGGGGAGGCCGACACGGCCCTGGCCCGCTCCGCGAGCGGGCTGTGGCGGCGTGCCGACACGTCACCGAAACTTCCGCTGCTCCTCCCGGTTGTGGCGGAGGAGGTGCCGGCCGAGGACGGCCGACGGCGGGCTGGACCTTCACCTGCAGAGGTGGCTACCAGTCCGGAAATTCGGGCAGGGAGCCTCTGTGGTTCAGATCTTGAGGGATGCCACCGCTTCGAAACAATGGTGCGGATGAAACGAAAACCTTTCGGTTCACATGGGCTCCGCCCTCCTCGGATGTGAGGATCCCGCTCTCAGTGAACGTCGCGCACCAGGCCGGAGGCGCCGGCGAGGACGCCTTCCAGGCGGTGCCACGCGGCCTCGTCGCGTACCCGCGCGGGCAGCTCTGCTCCACGGCCGGCTCCCCATGAGGTGGCCACCCGCACGGGATCGTCTCCCCATGCGGCTCCCGCGGCGAGTGCGGCCGCGCCCGAGGCGACCAGCTCACCAGCCTGCGGAAGGACCAGCGGCCGCCCCGAGAGTCTGCGGATCGTCTCGACCCACGTGCGCCCCCTCGCCCCACCGCCGATCAGTCGCAGGGGCCGCTCGCGCACCGCCGGGCCCGCCGGATCGAGGTTCGCCACGGCGTGGAGGTCGTCCAGGGTCCGCAGGAGGCTGAACGCAGCCCCCTCGTAGGCGGCGCCGAGGATCTGCCGCGGCGTGGTGGCGTGGCGGAGGCCCGTGAGAAGGCCGGAGGCGTGGGGGAGGTCGGGGGAGCGCTCGCCGTCCAGGTAGGGCAGCATGACGGTCTCTCCGCCGGGCTCCGCGTCCTCGCGGCCGAGTCCGAGGAGGTCGGCGACCTTGTCGACCGCCAGCGTGCAGTTGAGCGTGCAGCCGAGCGGGAGGTACGTGCCGTCGGCGCCGGCGAAACCGGCGAGCGCGGCCGTGGCCGGCCGGTTCCGGGTCGAGGCGAAGACGGTGCCCGACGTCCCGAGGCTGATGACCGGGTGGTCGAGCAGGCCCTCGGCTCCCAGCCCCAGCCCCACGGCTGCCGCCATGTTGTCCCCCGTCCCCGCGGCTACCGCGATGCCGGGCCGCAATCCCAGGCACTCGGCTGCCCGTGCGGTCAGCGATCCGACCCGCTCAGCCCCGCCCGCGGCGACCGTGGGCAGCAGCGCGGCGTCCAGACCGATCAGGTCGAGCAGGTCGCGGTCGTAGGCGCGGATGCGTGTGGAGTACCAGCTCGTGCCCGAGGCGTCGCCCGGGTCGGTAGCCGCCGCGCCCGAGAGACGCTCGGTGAGGAAGTCGTGGGGGAGCCGGACGGCCGCCGCGCGGTCGGCCGTCTCGGGCTCGTGCTCACGGAGCCACTGCCACTTGGTCGCGGTCATGGACGCGACGGGAACGGACCCGGTCCGCTCCAGCCACGCGGCCGGGCCGCCCAGGGCCTCGGTCAGCGCCATCGCCTGCGGCGCGGAGCGCGTGTCGTTCCACAGCATCGCCGGCCTCAGCGGCCGGCCGGCGGCGTCGAGAACCACCAGGCCGTGCTGCTGTCCGGCCACCGCGATGCCGGCGACCGCGGACGGGGCGACTCCCGACTCGGTCAGGGCCGCGCCTACGGACGCGCGCAGCGCGTCCCACCAGCTCTCGGGATCCGACTCGCGGGCGCCGGCTTCGCCGCGTACGGCGTGCGGGGCGCGGCCGACGGCCAGGATCCGGCCGCTATGGGCGTCGACGACAGCGGTCTTCGTGGACTGCGTCGAGCTGTCCACACCGAGAACTACAGGAGTGATCGGCACGGGGTACCTCGCAGGGGAAGCGAATTTGGAAGGTGGAACAACAAATTAGGCTGCATGCATCGGTGCACGTCAAGGGGGTGTCCGAGGCTGTTCGAGGCTC
This sequence is a window from Streptomyces sp. NBC_00691. Protein-coding genes within it:
- the xylB gene encoding xylulokinase; protein product: MPITPVVLGVDSSTQSTKTAVVDAHSGRILAVGRAPHAVRGEAGARESDPESWWDALRASVGAALTESGVAPSAVAGIAVAGQQHGLVVLDAAGRPLRPAMLWNDTRSAPQAMALTEALGGPAAWLERTGSVPVASMTATKWQWLREHEPETADRAAAVRLPHDFLTERLSGAAATDPGDASGTSWYSTRIRAYDRDLLDLIGLDAALLPTVAAGGAERVGSLTARAAECLGLRPGIAVAAGTGDNMAAAVGLGLGAEGLLDHPVISLGTSGTVFASTRNRPATAALAGFAGADGTYLPLGCTLNCTLAVDKVADLLGLGREDAEPGGETVMLPYLDGERSPDLPHASGLLTGLRHATTPRQILGAAYEGAAFSLLRTLDDLHAVANLDPAGPAVRERPLRLIGGGARGRTWVETIRRLSGRPLVLPQAGELVASGAAALAAGAAWGDDPVRVATSWGAGRGAELPARVRDEAAWHRLEGVLAGASGLVRDVH